One Bradyrhizobium zhanjiangense DNA segment encodes these proteins:
- a CDS encoding PAS domain S-box protein — MRTRMTTAHALNKPLPETIAAERLRQHLEDVARERDNAYRALQEREAELARIQRIGKVGGVEVDFREGFKNRRSPEYLMIHGLPPEAADETHEDWVNRIHPEDRDATVKHFFEALAGTSEDYTAEYRIIRPNDGETRWIRVVAKIERDKDGRAIRLVGAHIDITAQALARETLRESEERFRLIADSAPVPIWVTKLDRKRSFANQAYVDFVGLPYDQAIDFDWRKVLHPDDLPHVLQQSVQGEASLKPFVLEARYKNAKGEWRWLRSESQPRWDPTGKHIGFIGVAHDITAAKQAEIELRQLNETLEERIAQRTAELESNEARLRAILETSNQYQGLVNLRGELLYANKTALDGIKANSSDVIGKPLWETPWFSATEGMSALVRDAFDAVLKGEAVRLEMRLRLPIGERDFDFGMRPVLDRHGNITGAVPEAVDITERRRGEEALRQSQKMEAIGQLTGGVAHDFNNLLTIIRSATDFLRRRELPEERRRRYVDAISETVERASKLTAQLLAFARRQPLKPQIFNVGSQVEGVAQLIRPLVGGRIEIAVEVEDPGCFTVADIAQFESALINLAVNARDAMNGEGGLTIAVRKVFGIPSLRAQSARGGDYVAISVTDTGCGIAPEHLDLIFEPFFTTKEVGKGTGLGLSQAFGFAKQSEGDIAVTSRQAKGATFTIYLPQAQSPATDKEAAALTHEAAATGRGYRVLVVEDNDEVGRFSTELLEDLGYVVRRVASADAALTILGENEFAVDLVFSDVIMPGMNGVELASIIRERYPGLPVVLTSGYSNVLAENAHRGFELIQKPYSVESLSRILRKAITEKLSVVR; from the coding sequence GTGCGCACCCGCATGACAACGGCCCATGCCTTGAACAAACCCTTGCCCGAGACAATCGCTGCCGAAAGGCTGCGCCAGCACCTCGAAGACGTCGCGCGCGAGCGTGACAACGCCTATCGCGCGCTTCAGGAGCGCGAGGCCGAGCTCGCGCGCATCCAGCGTATCGGCAAGGTCGGCGGCGTCGAGGTCGACTTCCGTGAGGGCTTCAAGAACCGTCGCTCGCCCGAATATCTGATGATCCATGGGTTGCCCCCGGAGGCCGCGGACGAGACGCACGAGGACTGGGTCAACCGCATCCATCCCGAGGATCGCGACGCGACCGTCAAACATTTCTTCGAGGCTCTCGCCGGAACGAGCGAAGACTACACCGCCGAATACCGCATCATCCGCCCCAATGACGGCGAGACTCGCTGGATTCGGGTCGTTGCCAAGATCGAGCGCGACAAGGACGGCCGCGCCATCCGCCTCGTCGGCGCCCACATCGACATCACCGCCCAGGCGCTCGCGCGCGAGACGCTGCGCGAGAGCGAGGAACGCTTCCGGCTGATCGCCGACAGCGCACCGGTGCCGATCTGGGTGACCAAGCTCGACCGCAAGCGCTCCTTCGCCAACCAGGCCTATGTCGATTTCGTCGGCCTGCCCTATGATCAGGCCATCGACTTCGACTGGCGCAAGGTGTTGCATCCGGACGACCTGCCGCATGTGCTCCAACAATCCGTCCAGGGCGAAGCGTCGCTAAAGCCGTTCGTGCTGGAAGCACGCTACAAGAATGCCAAAGGGGAATGGCGCTGGCTGCGCTCGGAATCGCAGCCGCGCTGGGACCCGACCGGCAAGCATATCGGCTTCATCGGCGTCGCCCACGACATCACCGCGGCCAAGCAGGCCGAGATCGAGCTCCGGCAACTCAATGAGACTTTGGAAGAGCGCATCGCCCAGCGCACCGCCGAGCTCGAATCCAACGAGGCGCGGCTGCGTGCGATCCTGGAGACCAGCAACCAGTATCAGGGCCTCGTCAATCTCAGGGGCGAGTTGCTTTACGCCAACAAGACTGCGCTTGACGGCATCAAGGCGAATTCCTCGGACGTCATCGGAAAGCCGTTGTGGGAGACTCCCTGGTTCAGCGCAACGGAGGGTATGAGCGCGCTGGTGCGCGACGCCTTCGATGCCGTGCTCAAGGGCGAAGCCGTGCGGCTGGAGATGCGGCTGCGCCTTCCCATCGGCGAGCGCGATTTCGACTTCGGCATGCGCCCCGTGCTCGACCGCCACGGCAACATCACCGGCGCCGTGCCCGAGGCCGTCGACATCACCGAGCGCCGGCGCGGCGAGGAAGCGCTGCGACAGTCGCAGAAGATGGAGGCGATCGGCCAGCTCACCGGCGGCGTCGCGCACGACTTCAACAATCTCCTCACCATTATCCGTTCGGCGACCGACTTCCTGCGCCGCCGTGAGCTGCCGGAGGAGCGCCGCCGCCGCTATGTCGACGCCATCTCCGAGACGGTCGAGCGGGCCTCCAAGCTGACTGCACAGCTGCTGGCGTTCGCGCGGCGGCAGCCGCTGAAGCCGCAGATCTTCAATGTCGGCAGCCAGGTCGAGGGCGTCGCGCAACTGATCCGCCCGCTGGTCGGAGGCCGCATCGAGATCGCGGTCGAGGTTGAGGATCCCGGCTGCTTCACCGTGGCCGACATCGCGCAGTTCGAAAGCGCGCTGATCAATCTCGCCGTCAACGCCCGCGACGCCATGAACGGCGAAGGCGGCCTCACTATCGCCGTCCGCAAGGTCTTTGGGATTCCGAGCCTGCGCGCACAATCGGCGCGCGGCGGCGACTATGTCGCCATCTCGGTCACCGACACCGGCTGCGGCATCGCGCCGGAGCATCTCGACCTGATCTTCGAGCCCTTCTTCACCACCAAGGAGGTCGGCAAGGGCACCGGGCTCGGCCTCAGCCAGGCCTTCGGCTTCGCAAAACAGTCCGAGGGCGACATTGCGGTGACGAGCAGGCAAGCCAAAGGCGCGACCTTCACCATCTATCTGCCGCAGGCACAAAGCCCTGCGACGGACAAGGAAGCCGCGGCACTGACCCACGAGGCCGCGGCCACCGGGCGCGGCTACCGCGTGCTCGTGGTCGAGGACAACGACGAGGTCGGCCGCTTCTCCACCGAGCTGCTGGAGGATCTCGGCTATGTCGTCCGCCGCGTCGCCAGCGCCGATGCGGCCCTGACCATCCTCGGTGAAAACGAATTCGCCGTCGATCTCGTCTTCTCCGACGTCATCATGCCCGGCATGAACGGCGTCGAGCTCGCCAGCATCATCCGCGAGCGCTATCCGGGCCTGCCCGTCGTGCTCACCTCTGGCTACAGCAACGTGCTCGCCGAGAATGCGCATCGCGGTTTCGAGCTGATCCAGAAGCCCTATTCGGTGGAATCGCTGTCGCGTATCCTGCGCAAGGCGATCACGGAGAAGCTGTCGGTGGTAAGGTGA
- a CDS encoding zinc-binding metallopeptidase family protein, with product MKLFVCQACGNVLYFENRACERCGHRVAFLPEKETMSAVEPDGEAWKTLTDKGESRMLCRNAEYDSCNWLTDTGDGTGYCRACRHNGIVPDLSDPAQLAGWRELEVAKHRLFYSLIRWKLPLQTRQDNPKHGLIFNFLADDPHSGEKVMTGHDNGLITIALTEADDIERERRRLEMGEPYRTLLGHFRHEVGHYFWDVLVRDGGKLDQCRAMFGDDSADYGQALQRHYAEGAPPDWQQNYVSAYATTHPWEDFAETWAHYLHIVDTLEMTAEFGMEVRPKVDRDGELTTRIRFNPYEARDVEALVSAWLPFTFAMNSVNRAMGLRDLYPFILSPAVIAKLGFVHSLVRDVAKAGKP from the coding sequence TTGAAGCTCTTTGTCTGCCAGGCCTGCGGCAACGTCCTCTATTTCGAGAACCGCGCCTGCGAACGCTGCGGTCACCGCGTGGCCTTCCTGCCGGAGAAGGAGACGATGTCGGCCGTCGAGCCCGACGGCGAGGCCTGGAAGACGCTGACCGACAAGGGCGAAAGCCGCATGCTGTGCCGCAATGCCGAATACGATTCCTGCAACTGGCTGACGGATACGGGCGACGGCACGGGCTACTGCCGCGCCTGTCGTCACAACGGCATCGTGCCGGATCTGTCGGATCCGGCGCAGCTCGCCGGCTGGCGCGAGCTGGAGGTGGCAAAGCACCGCCTGTTTTATTCCCTGATCCGCTGGAAGCTGCCGCTCCAGACCCGGCAGGACAACCCTAAGCATGGGCTGATCTTCAATTTCCTCGCCGACGATCCGCACAGCGGAGAGAAGGTCATGACCGGTCATGACAACGGCCTGATCACGATCGCGCTCACCGAGGCCGACGACATCGAGCGCGAGCGGCGCCGGCTCGAGATGGGCGAGCCCTACCGGACGCTGCTCGGGCATTTCCGCCACGAGGTCGGACACTATTTCTGGGACGTGCTGGTGCGGGACGGCGGCAAGCTCGACCAATGCCGCGCCATGTTCGGCGACGATTCGGCCGATTACGGCCAGGCCTTGCAGCGCCATTATGCCGAAGGCGCGCCGCCGGACTGGCAGCAGAACTACGTCTCCGCCTACGCGACGACGCATCCGTGGGAGGACTTCGCCGAGACTTGGGCGCACTATCTCCACATCGTCGACACGCTGGAGATGACCGCCGAGTTCGGCATGGAGGTACGCCCCAAGGTCGACCGCGACGGGGAGCTGACGACGCGCATTCGTTTCAACCCCTACGAGGCCCGGGATGTGGAGGCGCTGGTCAGCGCATGGCTGCCCTTTACCTTCGCCATGAACAGCGTCAACCGCGCCATGGGCCTGCGCGACCTCTATCCTTTCATCCTGTCGCCCGCCGTGATCGCCAAACTGGGTTTTGTTCACAGCCTCGTGCGGGACGTAGCCAAGGCCGGGAAGCCGTAG
- a CDS encoding acetyl-CoA carboxylase biotin carboxylase subunit, translating into MFKRILIANRGEIACRVIKTARRMGVQTVAVYSEADRDALHVEMADEAVLIGPPAAAESYLVIEKIVDACRKTGAEAVHPGYGFLSEREAFPRALEAAGLVFIGPNPGAIAAMGDKIESKKAAAKAKVSTVPGYLGVIEDDKHAVRIADEIGYPVMIKASAGGGGKGMRIANSKAEVAEGFNLAKAEAKASFGDDRVFVEKFIVDPRHIEIQVLGDKHGNVIHLGERECSIQRRNQKVIEEAPSPLLDEETRRKMGEQAVALAKAVHYDSAGTVEFVAGQDKSFYFLEMNTRLQVEHPVTELVTGIDLVEQMIRVAAGEKLAIAQRDVTLTGWAVESRLYAEDPFRNFLPSIGRLVKYRPPAEASKDGITVRNDTGVQEGGEISIHYDPMIAKLVTHAPSRAAAIEAQATALDSFYVDGIRHNIPFLSALMHHPRWREGRLSTGFIAEEFPKGFAVRVPEGEVARRIAAVGAAIDHVLGERKRQISGQLGGRIVQRERRRAVWLDHQEILLEVGRESEAIAVSFIDAEGKAGNAHLLQSPWKPGDPVWQGTIDGQFIAVQARPIANGIRLAHQGVEVPVYVWTEAEAASARLMPVTTASDTGKKLLCPMPGLVVSIAVNEGQEVKAGETLAVVEAMKMQNVLRAEQDGTVKKIHASAGATLAVDALILEFA; encoded by the coding sequence ATGTTCAAACGCATTCTGATCGCCAATCGCGGCGAAATCGCCTGCCGGGTCATCAAGACTGCCCGCCGGATGGGCGTTCAGACGGTTGCGGTCTATTCCGAGGCCGACCGCGATGCCCTCCATGTCGAGATGGCCGACGAGGCCGTGCTGATCGGCCCGCCGGCTGCGGCCGAGAGTTACCTGGTGATCGAGAAGATCGTGGACGCCTGCCGCAAGACCGGCGCCGAGGCCGTGCATCCCGGCTACGGCTTCCTGTCCGAGCGCGAGGCGTTTCCGCGCGCGCTGGAGGCGGCCGGCCTCGTCTTCATCGGCCCGAACCCCGGCGCGATCGCGGCGATGGGCGACAAGATCGAATCCAAGAAGGCGGCCGCCAAGGCCAAGGTCTCGACCGTGCCGGGCTATCTCGGCGTCATCGAGGACGACAAGCACGCGGTCCGCATCGCCGACGAGATCGGTTATCCCGTGATGATCAAGGCCTCCGCCGGCGGCGGCGGCAAGGGCATGCGTATCGCGAACTCCAAGGCGGAGGTCGCCGAAGGCTTCAACCTCGCCAAGGCCGAGGCCAAGGCCTCGTTCGGTGACGACCGCGTCTTCGTCGAGAAGTTCATCGTCGATCCCCGCCACATCGAGATTCAGGTGCTGGGCGACAAGCACGGCAACGTGATCCATCTCGGCGAGCGTGAATGCTCGATCCAGCGTCGCAACCAGAAGGTCATCGAGGAGGCGCCGTCGCCGCTGCTCGACGAGGAAACCCGCCGCAAGATGGGCGAGCAGGCCGTCGCGCTGGCCAAGGCCGTGCACTACGATTCCGCCGGCACCGTCGAGTTCGTCGCAGGGCAGGACAAGAGCTTCTACTTCCTGGAGATGAACACGCGTCTCCAGGTCGAGCATCCCGTCACCGAGCTCGTCACCGGCATCGATCTCGTCGAGCAGATGATCCGCGTTGCCGCCGGCGAGAAGCTCGCCATCGCGCAGAGGGACGTCACGCTCACCGGCTGGGCGGTGGAATCGCGCCTCTATGCCGAAGATCCGTTCCGCAACTTCCTCCCTTCGATCGGGCGCCTGGTGAAATACCGCCCGCCGGCGGAAGCCAGCAAGGATGGCATCACCGTGCGGAACGACACCGGCGTGCAGGAGGGCGGCGAGATCTCGATCCATTATGATCCGATGATCGCCAAGCTGGTCACGCATGCACCCTCGCGCGCCGCCGCGATCGAAGCGCAGGCGACCGCGCTGGACTCGTTCTATGTCGACGGCATCCGTCACAACATCCCGTTCCTGTCCGCGCTGATGCATCATCCGCGCTGGCGCGAAGGCCGGCTCTCGACCGGCTTCATCGCCGAGGAATTCCCGAAGGGCTTTGCGGTGCGCGTGCCGGAAGGCGAGGTCGCGCGGCGGATCGCTGCGGTCGGCGCCGCCATCGATCATGTGCTTGGCGAGCGCAAGCGGCAGATCTCGGGGCAGTTAGGCGGCCGCATCGTACAGCGCGAGCGTCGTCGCGCGGTCTGGCTCGATCACCAGGAGATCCTGCTCGAGGTCGGACGCGAGAGCGAGGCGATCGCGGTGAGCTTCATCGATGCCGAGGGCAAGGCCGGCAATGCGCATCTGTTGCAGTCGCCGTGGAAGCCCGGCGATCCGGTCTGGCAGGGCACCATCGACGGCCAGTTCATCGCGGTGCAGGCGCGGCCGATTGCCAACGGCATCCGCCTCGCGCATCAGGGCGTCGAGGTGCCGGTCTATGTCTGGACCGAGGCGGAAGCGGCCTCGGCACGCTTGATGCCGGTGACGACGGCCTCCGATACCGGCAAGAAGCTGCTCTGTCCGATGCCGGGCCTCGTGGTCTCGATCGCCGTGAACGAAGGGCAGGAGGTCAAGGCCGGCGAGACGCTCGCGGTGGTCGAAGCCATGAAGATGCAGAACGTGCTGCGCGCCGAGCAGGACGGCACCGTGAAGAAGATCCACGCCAGCGCCGGCGCCACGCTCGCGGTGGACGCGCTGATTTTGGAGTTTGCGTAA
- a CDS encoding isocitrate lyase/PEP mutase family protein: protein MAFRSRREKLRSILSGGTCVRPGSVYDAISIRIAEDLGFPLGMFGGSVASLAVLGDPDVTLITLTELAEQMRRMSRASALPVLVDADHGYGNALNVRRTVQELETAGAAGLTIEDTLLPAAFGEAKTQLIPLEEGVGKMKAALDGRSDPSLVIMGRTGAASITSIEDAIRRAVAYEAAGVDALFFTGIKSRAELAAIASATHLPLVLGGAPEELNATDYLESRRVRIALQGHAPIAAATQAVYEVQKALRDGTAPKALKGLPAAELTSGVMREADVRARSANFLGLKK, encoded by the coding sequence ATGGCCTTTCGTTCCCGCCGCGAGAAACTGCGATCGATCCTGTCGGGGGGGACTTGCGTCCGTCCCGGCTCGGTCTACGACGCCATCTCGATCCGCATTGCCGAGGACCTCGGCTTTCCGCTCGGCATGTTTGGCGGTTCGGTGGCCTCGCTCGCCGTGCTCGGCGATCCCGATGTCACGCTGATCACGCTCACCGAGCTTGCCGAGCAGATGCGGCGGATGTCGCGCGCCTCCGCGCTCCCCGTCCTCGTCGATGCCGATCACGGCTATGGCAATGCTCTGAACGTGCGCCGAACGGTGCAGGAGCTGGAGACAGCGGGGGCTGCCGGGCTCACCATCGAGGACACGCTGCTGCCGGCGGCGTTCGGCGAGGCGAAGACGCAGCTGATCCCGCTCGAGGAAGGCGTCGGCAAGATGAAGGCGGCGCTCGACGGCCGCAGCGATCCCTCGCTCGTGATCATGGGCCGCACTGGAGCTGCCTCGATCACTTCGATCGAAGATGCGATCCGGCGCGCCGTGGCCTATGAGGCCGCCGGTGTGGACGCGCTGTTCTTCACCGGCATCAAGTCGCGGGCGGAGCTTGCGGCCATCGCATCCGCCACGCACCTGCCGCTCGTGCTCGGCGGCGCTCCGGAGGAATTGAACGCGACCGACTATCTCGAGAGCCGACGCGTGCGCATCGCCCTCCAGGGGCATGCCCCGATCGCGGCCGCAACGCAGGCCGTGTACGAGGTTCAGAAAGCGTTGCGTGACGGCACGGCGCCGAAAGCGCTGAAGGGATTGCCCGCAGCGGAACTGACCAGCGGCGTCATGCGCGAGGCCGACGTGAGGGCGCGCAGCGCCAACTTTCTTGGGCTGAAAAAATGA
- a CDS encoding acylphosphatase translates to MSRAILQVMIRGRVQGVGYRAWVEYQATTSGLEGWVRNRRDGSVEALFAGAPKHVADMVALCRHGPPSSRVDSVTSETAGADELNLRRAGEAFSVLPTV, encoded by the coding sequence ATGAGCAGGGCGATCCTCCAGGTCATGATCCGCGGTCGCGTCCAGGGCGTCGGCTACCGCGCCTGGGTCGAGTACCAGGCGACCACCAGCGGTCTCGAAGGCTGGGTCCGCAACCGCCGCGACGGCAGCGTCGAGGCGCTGTTCGCGGGCGCGCCCAAGCACGTCGCCGACATGGTGGCACTGTGCCGCCACGGCCCGCCGTCCTCACGCGTCGACAGCGTCACCAGCGAGACCGCCGGTGCGGATGAGCTGAACCTGCGCCGGGCAGGGGAGGCGTTTTCGGTGTTGCCGACGGTGTAG
- a CDS encoding PAS domain-containing sensor histidine kinase yields MVKKSNQQRDLFESERSFRLLVEGVADYALYMLDPAGIITSWNIGGERIKGYAPEEILGQHFSRFYTETDRANGKPARALGIARERGRYEEEGWRVRKDGTFFWASVVIDPIYEDGELVGFAKITRDITERRNTQIKLETMQKQLAEAQKFDALGQLTGGVAHDFNNLLMIISGSLHMLKRGAKDEAKLQRAISAIETAAKRGAALTNQLLTFARRQSVNPQAIDFAERIAAIREVLDAGVGSSVRLAFDISPDLWPIKTDVSELETALLNLVINARDALPDGGTVTIGAHNVVLHEDPFAGRFVAINVTDTGLGIPDDVLDKIFEPFFTTKPIGKGTGLGLSQVHGFAHQAGGTVKVASELGKGTTFTILLPRADDAPSRETAGASPFRGSGTVLLVEDNPEVASVSVGLLEQLGYSVRRVADAEAALREIETNGVDFVFSDIVMPGKMDGLSLAQHLRQIRPGLPILLATGYSEVAAGVRGDFPILRKPYEIHELSEAIAKLPR; encoded by the coding sequence ATGGTAAAAAAGTCTAATCAACAGAGAGACTTGTTCGAGAGCGAACGCAGTTTCCGGCTGTTGGTCGAAGGCGTTGCGGACTACGCCCTCTATATGCTCGATCCCGCCGGGATCATCACGAGCTGGAACATCGGCGGCGAGCGCATCAAGGGCTACGCGCCCGAGGAGATCCTCGGCCAGCATTTTTCCCGTTTCTACACCGAGACCGACCGCGCCAATGGCAAGCCCGCGCGCGCTCTGGGCATCGCGCGGGAAAGGGGCCGCTACGAGGAGGAAGGCTGGCGCGTCCGTAAGGACGGCACGTTCTTCTGGGCCAGCGTCGTGATCGATCCGATCTACGAGGACGGCGAGCTGGTCGGCTTCGCCAAGATCACGCGCGACATCACCGAACGCCGCAATACGCAGATCAAGCTCGAAACGATGCAGAAGCAGCTCGCCGAAGCCCAGAAGTTCGATGCACTCGGGCAGCTCACCGGCGGGGTCGCCCACGACTTCAACAATCTCCTGATGATCATCAGCGGCAGCCTCCACATGCTGAAGAGAGGGGCCAAGGACGAGGCCAAGCTGCAGCGCGCGATCTCGGCCATCGAGACCGCCGCCAAGCGCGGCGCGGCGCTGACCAACCAGCTGCTCACCTTCGCGCGGCGACAGAGCGTCAATCCGCAGGCGATCGACTTCGCCGAGCGTATCGCCGCGATCCGCGAGGTGCTCGATGCCGGCGTCGGCAGCTCCGTGCGCCTCGCCTTCGACATCAGCCCCGATCTCTGGCCGATCAAGACCGACGTCTCCGAACTCGAGACCGCGCTGCTCAATCTCGTCATCAATGCCCGCGATGCGCTGCCCGACGGCGGCACGGTGACGATCGGTGCGCACAACGTCGTGCTGCATGAGGACCCCTTCGCCGGCAGGTTCGTCGCGATCAACGTCACCGATACCGGGCTTGGCATTCCCGATGATGTCCTCGACAAGATCTTCGAGCCGTTCTTTACGACCAAGCCCATCGGAAAAGGCACTGGCCTTGGCCTCTCCCAGGTGCACGGCTTTGCTCATCAGGCGGGGGGAACGGTCAAAGTCGCAAGCGAGCTCGGCAAAGGGACCACCTTCACCATCCTCCTGCCGCGCGCAGACGACGCGCCATCGCGTGAGACGGCGGGAGCATCACCGTTCCGCGGCAGCGGCACGGTGCTGCTGGTCGAGGACAATCCCGAGGTCGCATCCGTCAGCGTCGGCCTGCTGGAACAGCTCGGCTACAGCGTGCGCAGGGTCGCTGATGCCGAAGCCGCATTGCGCGAGATCGAGACGAACGGCGTCGACTTCGTCTTCTCGGACATCGTCATGCCCGGCAAGATGGACGGGCTCAGCCTCGCCCAGCATCTGCGCCAGATCCGCCCCGGCCTGCCGATCCTGCTCGCCACCGGCTATAGCGAGGTCGCCGCAGGCGTGCGTGGCGATTTCCCGATCCTGCGCAAGCCCTATGAGATCCACGAGCTGAGCGAGGCCATTGCCAAGCTGCCACGGTGA
- a CDS encoding LysR family transcriptional regulator: MTATLDIATVQAFLLVADLQSFTRAAEALGTTQAAVSLKLQRLEALLGKRLVERSPRAVRLTADGAAFLDRARALIAAHDRALSGEAATAQSLSLGISDHAAGPELVPLLERLHAMSANLTLAVTIGFSREMQDAYDAGELDAVIVRQEGSRRGGEKLAEDEFGWFAARRLTLPKGEPLPLATLAPPCGVRAIAVRALDKAGIAWRERFVGGGVAAVVAAALAGLAIAPLARRIAPPGLIDIGPAQKLPKLGSSKVMLHSKVSDPAKLAALRAVAATFRSMPA; the protein is encoded by the coding sequence ATGACAGCTACGCTCGACATCGCCACCGTTCAGGCTTTTCTGCTGGTTGCCGACCTCCAGAGCTTTACGCGCGCCGCCGAAGCGCTCGGCACGACGCAGGCGGCGGTCAGCCTCAAGCTGCAACGGCTGGAGGCGTTACTGGGAAAACGTCTCGTCGAGCGTTCGCCGCGCGCGGTCCGGCTCACCGCCGACGGCGCCGCGTTCCTCGATCGCGCCCGCGCGCTGATCGCGGCGCATGACCGCGCGCTGTCGGGTGAGGCGGCGACCGCGCAGTCGCTTTCCCTCGGCATCTCCGACCACGCCGCGGGCCCTGAGCTGGTGCCGCTGCTCGAACGACTGCATGCGATGTCTGCGAATCTCACCCTCGCCGTCACCATCGGCTTCTCGCGCGAAATGCAGGATGCTTATGACGCGGGAGAACTCGACGCCGTGATCGTCCGCCAAGAAGGCAGCCGCCGCGGCGGCGAAAAATTGGCCGAGGACGAGTTTGGCTGGTTTGCCGCACGCCGCCTCACGCTGCCGAAGGGCGAGCCGCTGCCGCTCGCAACGCTCGCCCCGCCCTGCGGCGTCCGCGCCATCGCCGTGCGCGCGCTCGACAAAGCCGGCATCGCCTGGCGCGAACGCTTTGTCGGCGGCGGCGTCGCCGCGGTGGTGGCGGCCGCGCTTGCCGGGCTCGCCATCGCACCGCTGGCGCGGCGGATCGCACCTCCCGGATTGATCGACATCGGGCCGGCGCAGAAGCTGCCGAAACTCGGCAGCTCGAAGGTGATGCTACATTCGAAGGTCAGCGATCCCGCCAAGCTGGCGGCGCTGCGCGCGGTGGCGGCGACCTTCCGGAGCATGCCGGCTTGA
- a CDS encoding tautomerase family protein yields the protein MPLITVSYTTSRQSPSLKADIANAVSELTAKILHKDPEVTAIIVKSVDAGDWFAGGKSLAEQKLASYWIDIHVSEGTNTKDEKAAYLAAMFKRMAEILGPLHPETYLHVDEVKGDAYGFGGLTQERRYIAGKLEVSLKAA from the coding sequence ATGCCCCTGATCACCGTATCCTACACCACGTCCCGCCAGTCGCCGTCGCTGAAGGCCGACATCGCGAACGCCGTGTCCGAGCTCACCGCAAAGATCCTGCACAAGGATCCCGAGGTGACCGCCATCATCGTGAAATCGGTCGATGCGGGCGACTGGTTCGCCGGCGGCAAGTCGCTCGCCGAGCAAAAGCTTGCGAGCTACTGGATCGACATCCACGTCAGCGAAGGCACCAACACCAAGGACGAGAAAGCTGCCTATCTCGCTGCCATGTTCAAGCGCATGGCCGAGATTTTGGGCCCGCTGCATCCCGAGACCTATCTGCACGTCGACGAGGTCAAGGGCGATGCCTATGGCTTTGGCGGCCTGACCCAGGAGCGGCGCTACATCGCCGGCAAGCTCGAGGTTTCGCTTAAGGCGGCGTGA
- a CDS encoding DNA helicase, with the protein MKLSAPIYRLKRNAKRLSHEQGIPLHAALDRIATAEGFSAWSMLAAKAAAVTPANRLFPQFRPGDLVLVGARPGQGKTLMSLELAVEAMRSGHRAAFFSLEYTEKDVLDRLSAIGVDPVQFDKLFEIDCSDAISADYVVKQMAAAPRGTVVVIDYLQLLDQRRDNPDLSVQVRALKSFARDGGLIVVFIAQIDRSYDPSVKPCPDLSDVRLPNPLDLKLFDKTCFLNNSEVQFRAAS; encoded by the coding sequence ATGAAGTTGTCTGCACCCATTTATCGTCTGAAGCGAAACGCAAAGCGCCTGTCGCACGAGCAAGGCATTCCGCTCCACGCCGCGCTTGACCGCATCGCCACGGCGGAAGGCTTTTCCGCCTGGAGCATGCTGGCGGCGAAAGCTGCCGCGGTGACGCCGGCCAACAGGCTGTTTCCGCAATTCCGGCCGGGCGACCTCGTGCTGGTCGGCGCGCGCCCCGGGCAAGGTAAGACACTGATGAGCCTCGAGCTTGCCGTCGAAGCCATGCGGTCGGGCCATCGCGCTGCGTTCTTCTCGCTCGAGTATACCGAGAAAGACGTTCTGGACCGCCTCAGCGCGATCGGCGTAGACCCCGTGCAGTTCGACAAACTGTTCGAGATCGATTGCTCAGACGCCATCAGCGCCGACTACGTCGTGAAGCAAATGGCCGCAGCTCCCCGCGGCACAGTCGTGGTGATCGACTATCTGCAACTGCTCGACCAGAGGCGGGACAACCCCGACCTCTCCGTTCAGGTGCGCGCGCTGAAATCGTTCGCACGCGACGGGGGATTGATCGTCGTCTTTATCGCACAGATCGATCGATCCTATGATCCCTCAGTCAAGCCCTGCCCCGATCTCAGCGATGTCAGGCTGCCGAATCCGCTGGACCTGAAGCTGTTCGACAAGACGTGCTTCCTGAACAATTCCGAGGTTCAGTTCCGGGCGGCGAGCTGA